The proteins below come from a single Benincasa hispida cultivar B227 chromosome 4, ASM972705v1, whole genome shotgun sequence genomic window:
- the LOC120076192 gene encoding TMV resistance protein N-like: MEVQSSTFHNHPRMSYDVFISFRGTDTRNTFIGFLYDALRRLGIMTFMDDKKILMGDNLSKKLMKAIEESRFSIVILSKNYASSKWCLKELTKIIATMGRRTDLILPVFYHVAPSDMNVELGLGLDDVRFIGMVGMGGIGKTTIAKVVYDCIASKFDGSCFLHVLGNDSKKDNLVSLQEQLLSHFGLKENIRIWNENLGAEMIGNRLRNKRVLLVLDGVEKKEQLNMLARGPHWFGPGSRVIITTTNRDLLHQPYKIHEFNVKFLDAHSSLQAV; the protein is encoded by the exons ATGGAGGTCCAGTCATCAACTTTTCACAATCATCCACGAATGAGCTATGATGTTTTCATAAGTTTCAGAGGCACAGATACTCGCAACACCTTCATCGGATTTTTATACGATGCATTACGTCGATTGGGAATAATGACTTTTATGGATGATAAGAAGATCTTAATGGGAGATAATCTCAGCAAAAAACTAATGAAAGCAATTGAAGAATCAAGGTTTTCGATTGTGATTCTATCAAAAAACTATGCTTCTTCAAAGTGGTGCTTGAAAGAGTTGACCAAGATAATAGCTACCATGGGTCGTAGGACAGATCTAATCCTTCCTGTGTTTTATCATGTCGCTCCTTCAGAC ATGAATGTGGAACTTGGTTTAGGATTAGATGATGTACGTTTTATAGGGATGGTAGGGATGGGCGGCATCGGTAAGACGACCATTGCTAAAGTGGTTTATGATTGCATTGCATCTAAATTTGATGGCAGTTGTTTTCTTCACGTTCTTGGAAATGATTCCAAGAAAGATAATTTAGTATCACTTCAAGAACAACTACTTTCCCATTttggtttaaaagaaaacattagAATATGGAATGAGAACTTGGGAGCGGAAATGATTGGGAATCGACTACGTAATAAAAGGGTTCTTCTAGTTCTTGATGGGGTTGAAAAGAAAGAGCAACTAAATATGCTAGCTAGAGGGCCTCATTGGTTTGGTCCAGGGAGTAGAGTTATCATTACAACTACAAACAGAGACTTACTTCATCAACCTTACAAAATTCATGAATTCAATGTGAAGTTCTTAGATGCTCACAGTTCCCTCCAAGCTGTTTGA